AACAAGCCGGAATACCGCAAGTGAAATACAAAGCGTTAACCAGAGGGCAAGTATGGTCAAATCCTTGTGTATTTCCCAAATTGTGTGATGATATTGAGGCAACATTAGGCTATCCCTGTTTTGTCAAACCTGCTAACTTAGGTTCATCAGTGGGTATTGCCAAAGTGCGATCGCGCCAAGAATTAGAAGCAGCGTTAGATAATGCTGCTGGTTATGACCGCAGGATCATTGTAGAAGCTGGAGTTGTCGCTAGGGAAGTAGAATGCGCCGTTTTGGGCAACGAGCAAGCCCAAGCTTCTGTGGTTGGTGAAATTACTTTTGATAGTGATTTTTATGATTACGAAACTAAATATACCGAAGGAAAAGCAGATTTACTGATTCCAGCAGCAATACCAGATGCTGTTAGCCGTCAAATTCAGGATATGGCCTTGCAAGCCTTTGCAGCTGTTGATGCTGCTGGCTTAGCAAGAGTAGACTTTTTCTACGTAGAAGCCACAGGAGAAATATTGATTAACGAAATCAACACCTTACCAGGCTTTACCGCTACCAGTATGTACCCCCAACTCTGGGCCCACAGTGGAATCTCCTTTTCAGAATTAGTAGATCGATTAATTCAACTGGCTTTAGAAAGACATTCTCAGTAATTGGGGACTGGGGACTGGGGACTGGGGACTGGGGACTGGGGACTGGGGACTGGGGACTGGGGACTGGGGACTGGGGACTGGGGAATCGAAGTTAGGAGTGAAGAATTATCTCCCCATCCCCCCATTTCCCCATCTCCCCATCTCCCCATCTCCCCATCTCCCCATCCCCCCTACTCAAAAGCTCCGCACTTTTTCTGTAGCATATGTTGCACAGAAAAGCTACTAGAATCAAAAATCTAGCTACGGATACTTCATAGATAGCTCTTTTAGTACAATCATGGTCTAGAGGGGTACAAATCTGAAAGTAATCATGGAAAATAGTCAGAGCGTACAGCGTGAGTCAACCCAAGTAACAAAACTAAAGCCAGAACTGACAAACAGTAAGTCGGGGCTAATAGGCGGCTCGAACATTTTTATCTATCTGCTGACACAGCATCCTTTGCTATTGTTAACTGGGTTGTTAACAATGTTTCTGGGGACTGCTACATTGGCTGTATACAGCCTTGGTTATGCTGGAGGTGGGGAACAAGCAGAACCAGAAGAAATCCCAGCTGTAGTTGAAAAACCAATCAAAACACCCTCTGAGACTAGCAATCCTACACCTTTATGGATGGTAGCTGCGATCGCTCTCAGTTGTGCGAGTGGTTGCTTTATAATTCTGCGATTACTTCAACGTCCATCACCAAGTCAAAAAGTCCGCAAACATATCAACCACCATCAAGCATCTGTGACACCAAGCCGTCACCAAAGATTGGAACCACAGACTCCCAAGAATCCGCCAATTTTTGTGCCATTGGAACCACTCAAGCCTATCACTCCAATGCAAGCAAAAACAAAGCCTTTAGTTACAGTTCTCCCACCAGAACACAGGCATCCGCTGGATAATAACCAAGAATCTCTAGCAGACTTAATGGATATTCGTAAACAGAAGTCTTTGTCTTCAATTTTACGTAGTTCTTAATATCAGTCTAGCTCAAAAAGCTTTAATATGAAGCCTTTGACTTTTAGGGGTACGGGATAACCGTACCCTTATTAGTAGCTAAATTCATTATATCATGTTCGTTTAAACACTTATGATATCTGTGGAGGTCGGTAATTGGGAATTGGTAATTGGTAATTGGTTTTGAGTATTACCTATTACCCATTACCCATTACCTATTAGCTATTACCAAGCAAACCGACTATATCGTAAGTAATTAGCCGAACTTGATATTAGTCATTAGTCATAGCATTTCACTGAATTACTGATACAAATCCATCAGTAGAGACGTTCCGGCGGAACGTCTCTACTGCACCCCTGCACAAGAGCTACCTATTTGTATCAACTGTGATTCTCCTTATCCCCCTATCCCCTGCATCTTCCTCATCTTTCTCTACTCCCCGCTCTCTGTAATTCATATCTTGCACCAGTTGCGTTATGGAAATTTTTGTAGGGTGGGCACTGCTAATGGTTCGTTCAAAGCTTGATTTTTACGTTGTTGGCAGTGCCCATCACAGGGTTAATTGAGAATGGTGCAAGATATCAAGTAATTTAAAAACCTGCCAAAATGGCAACCAGGCTGAGATTCACTAAGTTAAATTGTAGAAGATAAACGACTTCAAGGGTTTTGTTATCAGGGACTACCAAAATTAACTGTTTCACATAAAAATTGCAAAATTAATTTTTGGGCGATTTAGATGATGTATTAACTGAAAACTATACCTTTTTCAAGACTGATAGGAAAATTTTATTCCAACAAATAAGATATATCTAAGAATAATTTTCAGCCTATTTTTCTGAGCAAATAAACATAAGTAATCAGGCTTGACATTTGCCGCAACGGGAATAACAAATATGTATCGGCGTTGTCGTTGACGTACACATTAGCCCCCTAAATAACGGGCAACGTCTGCATATATTCCTGAACGCTACAGCGGCAAATGCCAGGGTGGGAGATTAGAGGCGATTGGTATGCCTCCTCCCACTCTTTTTTTATTGACAGGACTTATGCAGCTAGATTGTTAAACCCCGTTCTTAAATACGGGGTCTTCATCCAATGGTATTACAAAAAATTTGTCTTTTGGAGAAACTCAACAATAGTTGCATTTACAGCTTTGAAAGCACCAGTCGAAGCATCATGACAACAGTTAGGTAGAATTTGGAACTGAGAATTAGGGATGCCTTGATGCAATTTTTGACCATGAGTAACTGGAAACCAAGTATCTTCTTCACCCCATAAAATTAATGTCGGGCACTTAATATTACCCAAATTATTTTGAATTTCACTGAGCATATTTGGCTTATTAGCTTGGTAATCTTCAATTTCTCGTGCTGCTATTTGTAACTCTTCAGCGACTTTTGCAAAAGTACCAGGCAGTTCAATAAACGGGTAAGATATCCAGTAGATATCTTCTTCGGTCAATATTGAAGGGTCGAAAAGCACCGCGCGCCTTTCCATGGCCATAATTTCTCTAAAAATAGGTGCAAACAGATAAGCCAAACGCAAGAAATCAATTGTTTGAATTATTTCTATGGGCGTTTGGGCCAGTAACCACATAGGCCAATTGGGTAGACGTTCAGTGAAAATAGGTACATTTATCACTACTAAACGCTCTATTAATTCAGGATTTTTTTGAGCAAGGCCCAGAGCAACTAATCCACCCAAAGATTCACCAACAACTACTGCGGGTTCATTACATAATGCTTGAATAATTCTCTCAAATTCAATCAGTTGATGACCTTGATGTTCTCTACGAGACAAGGGTTTTTCTGAAAAACCATACCCTTTGGCATCAAAACAAATAACCCGAAAATATTTAGATAGCGCGGCAATACTGTAACGCCAATTGTAACTCCAACTACCTATACCATGTAATAAAATTAGTGGCTTACCTATACCTTTTTCACCATAAGCAATTTGTACAGGATACCCCTTAGCATCGGTAATAACTAGACTTTGCCGCCCTTTAGGGAAAGTGGACTGCCACCAATCTTTCATTCGCTTATCACTGACTAATTTCTGCGCCAGTTTTGGCACAATACAGCATTCCAATTATTAGCATGGCAATGCTAATAAGACAATAACAATTAGCAAAAATCTAGCGTCTACACTTTGCAGCTAACGGCGAAATTTTAAGAATTCTTCCAATAGTTTAAGATTATATTCATTTGCTGTCCAAGCAAAATCAAACAAGTCTCCGAATACAGGAACAGTGCCTACTAAGCTATCGATAACCACATTCAAGAACATTCTGCCTAAAGTAGCCTTAGGTACACCTAATCGAGATGCTTCCCAGATAATGTAAGTAGAAAGTAAAAATCCTAAAACATCACCGCCAATAGGTATAAATCCTATAAGAGGATCTAGACCAATAGCAATTGGTGTTCCGGGAACAGCAATAACTTTATCAAGCAGGCGGCTAAGTTGACGTAGCCGCTGCAAAGTTGGTGCATAAGCACTGTCATCAATATCAGAAAATCGTGAATAAGAATTAGGCATATGGGCGATCGCTCGTTTAAAGTAGAATCGTCCAATATTTTACAAGTCAATAGTCAATAGTCAATAGTCATCCGTCATCAGTCACGATCTACTTTTGAACGCATATCTTTCTCGACAGATACATTTAATTGGTCGCCTACTAGCATCACAGCAGCACTCATCCACAGCCACAGCATCAAAACGATCACAGTCCCCACTGCACCATAAACTTTATTGTAGTTACCAAAATTCGCCACATAAGTGCGAAACAAACCAGACAGAATCGCCCAGAAGACAGCTGCTAAGATTGCCCCAGGCATTATCGGTGTACCAGAATTCCACACACTAGGGCCATAGCGATAGACAAAAGCAAAGGCGGTTGCAACTATACCTAAAGCTAAAGGCCAGCGTAACAACAGCCAAACATGGGACAAAAAGCCCAAAAAATGATTTTCATTCACCACCATTTCCAATAGTAAATCACTGATAAATACCAAAAAACAAGCCAGCATTAACAGCAAGATAGTACCGATTGTTAATCCTAGCGAGATGAGTTTGGCTTGCCAAAAGGGGCGCGTTCGTTCTGGGGGAATTTGATGAATTTGGTCTAAGGCTGTCATGGCGGTACTTATTGCCCCTGAAGCAGTCCAAATTGCGATCGCAAAACTTAAAGAAAACAAACCTCTATTTTTCGAGTTGGTAATTTCCTTGGTGGCAAAATCACGAATCAGCTTCAAAGCTTCTTCTGGTACAACTTGACTCAGTTCTTTAACCAGTTCTTTAAAAGTGTCTTGCAAGGATGCTTCAAACAAGCCGATGGCTGTAACTACGGCTAGAATCGCTGGAAACAACGATAACATGGCATTGAAAGCAATTTCTGAGGCTAGCCCCAAAAGTCGCCTTTCGGTTGTCCTAGTCATAGTTTTCTTGATTGTGCGCCAATTAAGATGGCGAAAGAAGCGGACAAAGCGAGGCTGTCCCATGATTTTTAGCTCAGGCTAATTAGTTTCCTCAAATAATCTCCCAAATTTTAAGTGATTAAGCAAAATTATTTATACGTGTCTCAGGGGAAGGAGGAAGGTTAAAACTTTGCCTGTGGCAAGAAAACAAAAGCTGAAGATTGCAACAAACAATTATTTCCCCTTCTCCAAAAATCATAAATTTTCATGTAAAGATGCTATGGTATGTCTTTGATACGCACGTAGTGATGTTTGTTGCCATTAAAATTTTCTTTTTATTGATGTTTTCGGCTGATAAAAATCCTAAATTAGTAGATCAAGAGTATTAAAATGGCTGAAAGTAATGATAATACCGCAGTTTTAACACAAAAGTGGTTAGCGGAAATTCAGGCACTTAAACAGCAGTTGGTAGAACAGCAACGCGATCGCGATGCCGCTTGGGAGAGTGCCCAAAAATGGCGCAAACTCTATAATACAGAAGCAGAGCAACGCCGCACAGATGCTGATCTATCCCAAAAGGCGATCGCATCGCTGAAAATAGAACTTCACAAACTCAAAGGCATTGATGCCACAGTACTTGTTGATGGTCAAACAACTACAGCAATTACTCAAGAAATCCAACAAATCCAATCTGTACAAGAATTGCAAGCCAAATTGATCGCAGTCACCAAAGAACGCGATCGCTTATTGCAAGCTTTGAAAACTGAGCAAGAAAACCACGCCCAAACTCGCAAAAGCCTGACCACCGCTTTAGGTGATGCTATTGATAGTTTGGCACGACAACGAGCAGGAACAGAAGCACAGAAGGGGAAAAATTCTGTATCTTAGCTCACTAATAGTAAAGCGCAGTTGAAGAAAAGCGACCAGAATAAAAAGAGTTGAACAAGAATGATGTAATAAAAAAGAATTGTTGTAGGGTTATTACTGAGAAAAACTAAGTGGAATAGTTACCTTGCTCGATTCTTCACACTCCCCTATTTCCCCTACCTCTGCATCATCTCAGCCTGCGGTTCCGGCTTTAGAAATCAATGCTTCCCGCCAGTTCACCCCTTGGCTGAACCAGCAAAATCTGAGTTTGGCATTTACCACCTATCAAGCCGGGAAACTCTTCTTCATCGGCTTGCAACCCAATGGCAAACTCTCAGTCTTTGAACGCACCTTTGAGCGGTGCATGGGATTGTATGCTGAGGGCAACAGCCTTTACATGAGTACTCTATATCAACTGTGGCGGTTTGAAAACATCCTCGAACCAGGACAAACCTACCAAAACTACGATGCCGTATATTTGCCCCAGTTAGGTTATGTAACTGCCGATTTGGATATTCATGACATCGTTTTAAGTAATTCCTCCAAAGATTTAAATACACGACAAATCATTTTTGTCAATACATTATTTAGTTGTTTAGCCACAGTTAGCGAAACCCACAGTTTCGTGCCGCTGTGGCAGCCGCCATTTATTAGCAAACTGGGGGCAGAAGACAGATGTCACCTGAATGGCTTAGCCATGCGTGACGGCAAACCCCAATATGTAACAGCTGTCAGCGAGTCAGACGTGGCAGAAGGCTGGCGGGAACATCGGGTGGATGGGGGTTGTGTGATCGACGTACAGAGCAATGAAATCATCCTCAGAGGATTGTCTATGCCCCATTCGCCTCGGTGGTATCAAGGCAAACTCTGGCTACTCAACTCTGGGACGGGAGAGTTTGGCTATGCCGACTTAGAACGGGGAGTATTTGAACCCGTGGCCTTTTGTCCAGGATACATGCGTGGGTGTGGTTTTCACGGAGACTTTGCGATCGTGGGAATTTCCCAACCCAGGCACAACAAAACCTTTAGCGGCTTGCCCTTGGATGAGAAATTGCAGCAGAAGAAAGCCGAACCTCGTTGTGGGTTGCTAGTGATTGACCTACGAAGTGGCGATATTGTTCATAGTTTAAGACTAGAGGGGGTGGTGCTGGAATTATACGACGTGGTGGTACTGCCACAGGTGCGTTGTCCGATGGCGATCGGGTTTCGTAATGACGAAATTCGGCGGATGGTGACAGTGGGATGAGAAATGTTTCAACTGTGTAAATACATGATATTTCGTGTCTTTTGAGCAGTTGGGAATCTTCCAAAAAAATCAGGAGAATCAATAACTATGGCTAATTCAGTCTTCAACATCTCTGAGTTGAATGGCAGCAACGGCTTCGTAATTAACGGCATTGATGCGGGTGATGATTTAGGTAGATCCATCAGCAGTGCGGGGGACATCAACGGCGACGGCATCGACGACCTGATTATCGGGGCACCCTTTGCCGACCCCAACGGACAGTCTGGTGCTGGAGAGAGCTATGTGGTGTTTGGCAGTACCAGCGGCTTTAGTTCCAGCTTCGATTTATCGTCCCTCGACGGCAGCAACGGCTTCGTGATTAACGGCATTGATGCTTATGACTTATCAGGTCGTTCCGTCAGTAATGCAGGGGACATCAACGGTGATGGCATCGACGACCTGATTATCGCCGCATCGTCGGCCGGTATCAACGGACAGAGCTATGTGGTATTTGGCAGCAGCGGTGGCTTTAGTGCCAGCTTCGATTTATCTGACCTTGATGGCAGTAACGGCTTTATAATCGAAGACTCTAATGGATATTACTCCTCAGGCGGCTCCGTCAGCAGTGCCGGAGACCTCAATGGCGATGGCATCGACGACCTGATTATCTCGAATAGGTACGTAGTGTTTGGCAACAGTGGTGGCTTTAGTGCCAGCTTCGACCTATCGTCCTTAGACGGCAGCAACGGCTTTGTGATCGACCTCCCTAGCCTGTACGGTTATTCAAACTCAGGTATTGTTGGAGACATTAACGGCGATGGCTTCAACGACTTGGTTACTGTAGGAACTGGAACTACCTATGTGGTCTTTAGTAACAGTGGCAGGTTTGATGCTACGCTCAACGTATTTGACCTGGACGGCAGCAACGGCTTCGTCTTTAGTGGCGGTCTTGATGGAGGTTTTCGCTCAGTTCTCGAATTCAGCAGTGCAGGGGACATTAACGGCGATGGCTTCGACGACCTGATTATTGGATCAAAAGGAACTGGTGCAAGTTACGTAATCTTTGGCAACAGTGGCGGCTTTAGTGCCAGACTCAACTCATCATCTTTGGACGGCAGCAATGGTTTCGGGATTAACCGTAATGGCACCAGTTTCTATGGCTTAGGCGGAATTGTCAGTAGTGCGGGGGACTTTAACGGCGATGGCTTCGACGACCTGATTATCGCGATAAATGCTCCATTTTCTCCACTGGCAGAGATTTTCTATGTGATTTTTGGCAAGAGTGGCGGCTTTGATGCCAACTTCGACCTATCTTTGCTAGACGGTACAAATGGCTTTGCAATCAACGGTATCGACTCAGCCACCTCTGTCAGCAGTGCAGGAGACATCAACGGTGATGGCTTTGACGATCTGATTATCGGCACACCCTATGCCAGCCCCAACGGACAGTCTGGTGCTGGACGCAGCTACGTCATCTTTGGTTTTGCCACTAGGTCTATTGATGAACCTCCTCTAGCAGTGAATGACACAGTTACCACCGACGAAGACACCGCCGTTAACATTTCCGTCTTAGCCAACGACATTGCCCTAGACAACAACCCAATAACAGTAACGGCGGTCAATGGTAATACAGTTACTGTTGGCACTACTATTACTTTGAGTTCGGGTGCTTTACTCACCCTCAATGCTGATGGTACTTTCACTTACGAGCCTAATGGTCAATTTGAAACTTTGGGAGTAAGTGAAAGCTTCAGTGAAAGCTTCACCTACACTGTCAGCGATAACAGCATTAACAGCAGCACAGCCAGCGTCAACCTGACCATCAACGGAGTGAATGATGCACCCAGGCTTGTATCAGTTTTTAACCTATCTGACCTGGACGGCAGCAACGGTTTTGTGATTAACGACATCAATGATGACCGTTTAGGCTTCTCCGTCAGCAGTGCGGGGGATATCAACGGCGACGGCATCGACGACGTGATTATCGGGGCAACAGGTTACAACACCAACGGAGTGTATGGTGCTGGGCCGAACTACGTAGTGTTTGGTAAGAGTAGCGACTTTAGTGCCAGCCTCAATTTATCCTCCCTGGATGGTAGCAACGGCTTCGTGATTAACGGTATCGATGAATTTGACTTGCTAAGGATAGTTAGTAATGCGGGGGATATCAATGGCGACGGTATCGATGACCTGATTCTTGGGGCATATGGTGCGCGCTCCAACGGACAGAATTTTGTTGGGGAAAGCTACGTGGTGTTTGGCAGTACTAGCTTTAGCGCCATCCTCAACCTATCGTCCTTGGACGGTAGCAACGGCTTCATAATCAAGGGCATTGATGCATATGATTTTTCAGGCAAGTCTGTCAGCGGTGCTGGGGATATCAACGGTGACGGCATCGACGACCTGATTATCGGGGCATATACTGCTTCTGCTAACGGACAGTCTGGTGCTGGACAGAGCTACGTCGTGTTTGGCAGTACTAGCAGCTTTAGCGCTAGCCTCAACCTATCTGACCTGGACGGCAGCAACGGCTTCGTGATTAACGGCATTGATGCAGGTGACGGTTCAGGCAGATCTGTCAGCAGTGCGGGGGACATCAACGGTGATGGCATCGCCGACCTGATTATCGGGGCAAGAGGTGGCGACCCCAACGGACAGTCTAGTGCTGGGGAAACCTACGTAGTGTTTGGCAGTACTAGCGGCTTTGGGGCTAGTCTCGACCTTTCCACCCTGGATGGTAGTAACGGCTTTGTGATTAACGGCATTGATGCAGGTGACTATTCAGGCTACTCTGTCAGCAATGCAGGGGACTTTAACGGTGACGGTTTTGATGACCTGATTATCGGGGCAAGAGGTGGCGACCCCAACGGACAGTCTGGGGCTGGGGAGAGCTACGTGGTTTTTGGCAGTAGTAGCGGCTTTGGCGCTAGCCTCGACCTTTCCACCTTGGATGGTAGTAACGGCTTTGTGATTAACGGCATCGATGCCGATGACTTTTCAGGCTTCTCTGTCAGCAATGCAGGGGACTTTAACGGTGACGGCATTGATGACCTAATTATTGCCGCAAGAGGTGGCGACCCCAACGGACAGTATAATGCCGGAGAGAGCTATGTGGTGTTTGGCAGTACTAGGGGCTTTGGGGCTAGCCTCAACCTTTCCACCCTGGATGGCAATAACGGCTTTGTGATTAACGGTATCGATGCATTATATGGTTTTTCAAGTACCTCCGTCAGCAGTGCAGGGGACATTAATGGCGATGGCTTCGACGACCTGATTATTGGGGTAACAGGTGCCAGTCAGTCTAATGCTGGCCAGAGCTATGTGCTGTTTGGCTTTGCAACTGGGGTTACAACCAACGAAGATACCCCAGTTAACATCCTTGCCAGCAATATTCTGACTAGATATACAGATATCGAGGGCGACACTTTAAGCATCACTACCTTCACTAACCCCAGTAATGGCACACTGACGCTTAACGACAACGGTACACCTAGCGTTACCGATGACGACTACTTCGTCTACACCCCCAATGCCAACTACAACGGCACTGACAGTTTCACCTACACTGTCAGCGATGGTAATGGGGGTAGTATCGATGGTACTTTTAACTTCAACGTCAAACCAGTCAACGATGCCCCCATTGTTGCCAATGCCATTGCAGACATCACCACCACCGAAAATAGTGTTTTCAGTTTCACCTTTGATGTCGATACCTTTACTGATGTCGATGCAGGTGACACTTTAACCTACACCGCTACCCTCGCTGACAATAACCCCCTACCCGACTGGTTGGCGTTCAACCCCGATACCCGCACCTTTAGCGGCACACCAGATGATACAGATGTGGGCATCATTAACCTAAAAGTAATTGCTACTGACACCAGCAATGTGAGTGTGAGTGAAAGCTTTGATTTAACAGTCACTCCCCTCAATTTCACGGGAACTAAAGGCAGAGATGTCCTCATAGGAACAGGCAGCAACAACACCATTGATGGCAAAGGTGGTAATGATGATATCTCAGGTGGTGCTGGTGATGATATTCTCATTGGTGGCACTGGTAGCGATGTTCTCACTGGTGGTGCTGGCAATGACTTGTTTGTCTATACCAGTATCCGCGATGCTAGAGACAGAATCACTGATTTTTCACCTGGTGTGGATAAGATTGTTTTCACTGAATTATTTGCCAGTTTGAACCTCGACAGTCTCAATTATGAAACTGCAACTGCACAAGGTTACTTAGGTTTTAGATCTCAAGGCAATAATACTGCTGTGCTGATTGACCCGGATGGTTTAACAGGTCGGGCTGTACCGACGAATTTGTTGACGGTACTGGATGTATCGTCAAATACTTTAGCCAATGCGGATAACTTTGTTTTCTAAATTTTAACAGCGCGGCTTGCCTTTTTTGCTACGACTCTATTCTGATTAACTCGACACTCATCACTATTCCATACACAAATCTCATGAAAATTTCCACTTTGCTTAAAAATTTAACCTTCAAAGCCAGTCTTCTGTGCTTTGCTAGTTTAGGAAGTTTCGCAATGACTACTAGTTCTGCTAATGCTGCTTTGCTTGACTTGGGCAGTTGGCAACAATTTGGAGATGTGACTACAACAGCCTTGGGTGAAGCTAACTTGTCTAATAATGCTTTACAAAATGAGGATTTTTTAGAAGATACAAATTTTAATTACTCTGGGAATGCTGCCGGTTCTGCACGTCCTTTTCCAGATTTACAAGATTTTCTCGGTTTGCAACCCGAAGCGCTAGATATTGAAGGCGAGGCTGTGGAAGGATCTGCTATTAAAAATACTGTGACTGTTGCAGCTGGTGATGTGTTGCGTTTTGATTGGAATTTCCGCACGAATGAGACGCTAAATAAGGATTTTGCTTTTTTGTTGGTGGACAATACGCTGATTAAGTTGGCGGACAGTACTGATGCAACTCAAGCTGATAGTCCTTTTGGGCAACAAACAGGAATTCGTTCTTATACTTTCAGTACTGCTGGAACTTACACTTTTGCTTTGGGTGTGGTGGATGTAGATGATTTTGACACGACATCTGCTTTTGAAGTGACTAACGCCCTAGTCGAAACTGTTCCCGAACCTGCTACAGTCTTGGGTTTAGGGATGGTGTTTGCTTTGGGTGTCAGCAGGCGGCGTTTTGCCTGCAAAAATTCGCCACAACGTAGGGTTTAAAAGTAAGAGATTGTTGACTGATGACTGATGGCTGATGACTTTTATCAGTCATCGGTCATCTCCTGATCCAGAGAGAATTATACAATTTAGATGTGCTTTAGCTTATAATATCATGTCCGCTTAATTACTTATTCAAACCGAAGAACCCCACCCCACCAAAGCTATGCTTTGCTTCCCCTCCCCGTTGACGGGGAGGGGTTAGGGGTGGGGTGCAATGACTGCGGGAATCATAACTAATTATCCGGACTTGATATAATTTCCGCTACTGGCTTCGATGCCATAATTGTTTTCACATGGTCTGCAAGCCTAATTGCTAAAGCGACAATAGTGAGTGTGGGATTAGCATAGCCTCCTGTAGGAAAAACTGAACTACTGGCGATAAAAAGATTGGAAACGCCGTGGACTTGGCAGTTTTTATCTACAACACCCTGCTTTGGATCATCATGCATACGTGTCGTTCCCATGTGATGATGTGTACCAGGATGAATTAATTTTGGTAGGTTGCCATCTCGTTCAACTTGTAATTGACCGATCGCAGCACGAGCAATTTCTTCAGTGAGTATATCCTGTGTTCGCTTAATGTTGTGGATATCAATATCGTTCCAACGCCAGTGTAACTTGACTTGCTGACGACCGAGGCGATCGCGATCGCTAATCAGGGTTACTCTATTGTCTGGGTCTGGTACTTGTTCTGTTTGATGCAGGGCTTCAAATTCAACAAATC
Above is a window of Nostoc sp. UHCC 0702 DNA encoding:
- a CDS encoding D-alanine--D-alanine ligase, which gives rise to MSKLRVGLLFGGRSGEHEVSISSARAIAKALSAEQNASKYEILPFYIQKDGRWLAGEVPQQVLGSGIPRLESQNSTPEEQNHLVSNPQTQTLNRWQSPSQVAEVDVWFPILHGPNGEDGTIQGLLTLMQVPFVGSGVLGSAMGMDKIAMKMAFEQAGIPQVKYKALTRGQVWSNPCVFPKLCDDIEATLGYPCFVKPANLGSSVGIAKVRSRQELEAALDNAAGYDRRIIVEAGVVAREVECAVLGNEQAQASVVGEITFDSDFYDYETKYTEGKADLLIPAAIPDAVSRQIQDMALQAFAAVDAAGLARVDFFYVEATGEILINEINTLPGFTATSMYPQLWAHSGISFSELVDRLIQLALERHSQ
- a CDS encoding alpha/beta hydrolase gives rise to the protein MKDWWQSTFPKGRQSLVITDAKGYPVQIAYGEKGIGKPLILLHGIGSWSYNWRYSIAALSKYFRVICFDAKGYGFSEKPLSRREHQGHQLIEFERIIQALCNEPAVVVGESLGGLVALGLAQKNPELIERLVVINVPIFTERLPNWPMWLLAQTPIEIIQTIDFLRLAYLFAPIFREIMAMERRAVLFDPSILTEEDIYWISYPFIELPGTFAKVAEELQIAAREIEDYQANKPNMLSEIQNNLGNIKCPTLILWGEEDTWFPVTHGQKLHQGIPNSQFQILPNCCHDASTGAFKAVNATIVEFLQKTNFL
- a CDS encoding DUF4112 domain-containing protein produces the protein MPNSYSRFSDIDDSAYAPTLQRLRQLSRLLDKVIAVPGTPIAIGLDPLIGFIPIGGDVLGFLLSTYIIWEASRLGVPKATLGRMFLNVVIDSLVGTVPVFGDLFDFAWTANEYNLKLLEEFLKFRR
- a CDS encoding YihY/virulence factor BrkB family protein codes for the protein MGQPRFVRFFRHLNWRTIKKTMTRTTERRLLGLASEIAFNAMLSLFPAILAVVTAIGLFEASLQDTFKELVKELSQVVPEEALKLIRDFATKEITNSKNRGLFSLSFAIAIWTASGAISTAMTALDQIHQIPPERTRPFWQAKLISLGLTIGTILLLMLACFLVFISDLLLEMVVNENHFLGFLSHVWLLLRWPLALGIVATAFAFVYRYGPSVWNSGTPIMPGAILAAVFWAILSGLFRTYVANFGNYNKVYGAVGTVIVLMLWLWMSAAVMLVGDQLNVSVEKDMRSKVDRD
- a CDS encoding TIGR03032 family protein, with the translated sequence MSPTSASSQPAVPALEINASRQFTPWLNQQNLSLAFTTYQAGKLFFIGLQPNGKLSVFERTFERCMGLYAEGNSLYMSTLYQLWRFENILEPGQTYQNYDAVYLPQLGYVTADLDIHDIVLSNSSKDLNTRQIIFVNTLFSCLATVSETHSFVPLWQPPFISKLGAEDRCHLNGLAMRDGKPQYVTAVSESDVAEGWREHRVDGGCVIDVQSNEIILRGLSMPHSPRWYQGKLWLLNSGTGEFGYADLERGVFEPVAFCPGYMRGCGFHGDFAIVGISQPRHNKTFSGLPLDEKLQQKKAEPRCGLLVIDLRSGDIVHSLRLEGVVLELYDVVVLPQVRCPMAIGFRNDEIRRMVTVG